In Niallia sp. FSL W8-0635, one genomic interval encodes:
- the leuS gene encoding leucine--tRNA ligase codes for MSFNHQKIEQKWQKFWEENKTFKTSEEKSKKKFYALDMFPYPSGAGLHVGHPEGYTATDILSRMKRMQDFNVLHPMGWDAFGLPAEQYALDTGNHPAEFTQKNIDTFRRQIKSLGFSYDWDREINTTDPEYYKWTQWIFLKLYEMGLAYVDEVAVNWCPALGTVLANEEVIDGKSERGGHPVERRPMRQWVLKITAYADRLLEDLDEVDWPDSIKEMQRNWIGRSEGAEVTFQIDNHEETFTVFTTRPDTLFGATYAVLAPEHALVEKITTSAQKEAVEAYLEKVKSKSDLERTDLAKEKTGVFTGAYAINPANGEKMPIWIADYVLVSYGTGSIMAVPAHDERDYEFAKTFDLPIKEVVAGGNVEEEAYTGDGEHVNSDFLNGLNKEEAITQMLGWLEEQEIGTKKITYRLRDWLFSRQRYWGEPIPIIHWEDGTMTGVPEEELPLTLPETSEIKPSGTGESPLANISDWVNVVDPVTGKKGRRETNTMPQWAGSSWYYLRYIDPKNNEQIADPEKIKEWLPVDMYIGGVEHAVLHLLYARFWHKVLYDLGVVPTKEPFQKLYNQGMILGENNEKMSKSKGNVVNPDEIVASHGADTLRLYEMFMGPLDAAIAWSTNGLDGSRRFLDRIWRLLVDDNGELSSKVQGIEEMKGLDKIYHQTVKKVTEDFEALRFNTAISQMMVFINECYKADSIPKKYVEGFVKLLSPICPHMTEELWQIITGSNQSIAYEAWPAYDEAKLVDDEVEIVIQINGKVKAKLMVPADANKDALEQIAMEDSQVKEQIDGKQVRKVIAVPGKLVNIVAN; via the coding sequence ATGAGCTTTAATCATCAGAAAATAGAACAGAAATGGCAAAAGTTTTGGGAAGAAAACAAAACTTTTAAAACAAGTGAAGAAAAAAGCAAGAAAAAGTTTTATGCATTAGATATGTTCCCATATCCATCTGGAGCGGGACTTCATGTTGGACATCCAGAAGGATATACAGCAACAGATATCCTTTCCCGTATGAAGAGAATGCAAGATTTTAATGTGCTTCATCCGATGGGATGGGATGCATTCGGTTTGCCGGCAGAACAATATGCATTAGATACTGGTAACCATCCAGCAGAATTTACACAGAAAAACATTGATACATTTCGTCGCCAAATTAAATCTTTAGGTTTTTCTTATGATTGGGATCGTGAAATTAATACAACAGATCCAGAATATTATAAGTGGACACAATGGATTTTTCTAAAGCTATATGAAATGGGTTTAGCTTATGTGGATGAAGTGGCAGTTAACTGGTGCCCAGCATTGGGGACAGTGCTAGCAAATGAGGAAGTTATTGATGGAAAAAGTGAACGTGGGGGACATCCTGTTGAAAGACGTCCAATGCGCCAATGGGTATTGAAAATTACAGCATATGCTGATCGTTTATTAGAGGATTTAGATGAAGTAGATTGGCCAGATAGTATTAAAGAAATGCAACGAAATTGGATTGGCCGTTCAGAGGGAGCAGAAGTTACCTTCCAAATTGATAATCATGAAGAAACCTTTACTGTATTTACAACAAGACCTGATACATTATTTGGTGCTACTTATGCTGTGCTTGCTCCTGAGCATGCGCTTGTAGAAAAAATAACAACTTCAGCGCAAAAAGAGGCAGTAGAAGCTTACTTAGAAAAAGTTAAAAGTAAGAGTGATTTAGAAAGAACAGATCTAGCAAAAGAGAAAACAGGTGTATTTACTGGTGCTTATGCTATTAATCCAGCAAATGGAGAAAAGATGCCAATCTGGATTGCTGATTACGTTCTTGTAAGCTATGGAACAGGAAGCATTATGGCTGTGCCTGCACATGATGAAAGAGATTATGAGTTTGCGAAAACATTTGATTTGCCAATTAAAGAAGTAGTTGCAGGTGGCAATGTAGAAGAAGAAGCCTATACTGGTGATGGTGAGCATGTAAACTCTGATTTCTTAAATGGTTTAAATAAAGAGGAAGCTATTACACAGATGCTTGGCTGGTTAGAAGAGCAAGAAATTGGTACGAAAAAAATAACATATAGACTACGTGATTGGTTATTTAGTCGTCAACGTTACTGGGGCGAGCCAATTCCAATTATTCATTGGGAAGACGGCACTATGACAGGAGTTCCAGAAGAGGAATTACCATTGACTCTACCAGAAACATCGGAAATTAAGCCATCTGGTACAGGGGAGTCTCCGTTAGCAAATATTTCAGACTGGGTAAATGTGGTAGACCCTGTAACTGGTAAAAAAGGTCGACGTGAAACCAATACTATGCCACAATGGGCTGGAAGCAGCTGGTATTATTTACGTTATATCGATCCAAAAAATAACGAGCAAATTGCTGATCCAGAAAAAATCAAAGAATGGCTTCCTGTTGATATGTACATTGGCGGAGTAGAACACGCTGTATTGCATTTACTATATGCGCGCTTCTGGCATAAAGTACTTTATGATTTAGGCGTTGTTCCTACGAAAGAGCCTTTCCAAAAGTTATATAACCAAGGAATGATCCTAGGTGAAAATAATGAGAAAATGAGTAAATCAAAAGGAAATGTCGTAAATCCTGATGAGATTGTAGCTAGCCATGGAGCAGATACGCTTCGTTTATATGAAATGTTCATGGGGCCATTAGATGCAGCTATCGCTTGGTCAACAAATGGTCTTGATGGATCTAGAAGATTCCTTGATCGTATTTGGAGATTGCTAGTAGATGATAATGGTGAGCTTTCTTCTAAGGTTCAAGGAATAGAAGAAATGAAGGGGTTAGATAAAATTTATCATCAAACTGTTAAAAAAGTAACAGAGGATTTTGAAGCCCTTCGTTTTAATACAGCTATTTCGCAAATGATGGTATTTATCAATGAATGCTATAAAGCGGATAGTATTCCGAAGAAATATGTAGAAGGTTTTGTAAAATTACTTTCTCCAATTTGCCCGCATATGACAGAAGAACTATGGCAAATCATTACTGGATCTAACCAATCTATTGCATATGAAGCATGGCCAGCATATGATGAAGCAAAATTGGTAGACGATGAAGTGGAGATTGTTATTCAGATTAATGGAAAAGTAAAAGCAAAGCTAATGGTTCCAGCAGATGCAAATAAAGATGCATTGGAGCAAATTGCGATGGAAGACAGTCAAGTCAAAGAACAAATTGACGGGAAGCAGGTACGTAAAGTAATTGCTGTTCCAGGTAAATTAGTTAATATTGTTGCAAATTAA
- a CDS encoding rhodanese-like domain-containing protein yields MDLIKTISTEELEEKLNNKVTLELVDVREDEEVAEGMIPGAKHIPMNSIPENLEYFSKDKEYIVICRSGRRSENVCYFLQDQGFKVVNMEGGMLDWHGKTV; encoded by the coding sequence ATGGATTTAATAAAAACCATTTCAACGGAAGAATTAGAAGAAAAGTTAAATAACAAGGTAACTCTAGAATTAGTAGATGTTCGTGAAGACGAAGAAGTAGCAGAAGGAATGATTCCTGGCGCTAAACATATTCCGATGAATAGCATCCCAGAAAATCTTGAGTACTTCTCGAAGGATAAAGAATACATCGTTATTTGCCGCTCAGGAAGACGAAGCGAAAATGTATGTTACTTCCTACAAGACCAAGGTTTCAAAGTTGTAAACATGGAAGGCGGCATGCTAGATTGGCATGGTAAAACAGTTTAA
- a CDS encoding BaiN/RdsA family NAD(P)/FAD-dependent oxidoreductase, which produces MQYDVIVIGGGPSGLMAAIGAAERKASVLLIDKGNKLGRKLAISGGGRCNVTNRLPIEEIIKHIPGNGRFLYSGFSEFNNEDIIAFFENLGIALKEEDHGRMFPVSNKAQSVVDALLSELDRLGVTIQTNSPVKTVHYHENLTKTVILENGETKTCKSLIIAVGGKSVPHTGSTGDGYAWAKKAGHTITDLFPTEVPVTSKEAFIQNKDLQGVSLRNVGLSVLNPKGKPIITHQMDMIFTHFGISGPAVLRCSQFVVKAKKKWNLDEVKVSIDSFPDIKEEKLFQDTMTLLKNEPKKAIKNTLKGLLIERYLLFLLELANIDPAATCATVSQEKMRLFVSLCKAFTFDVNGTLPLEKAFVTGGGVSIKEIVPKTMESKLTEGLFFCGEILDIHGYTGGYNITSAFVTGRLAGVNAALVAKGV; this is translated from the coding sequence ATGCAATATGATGTAATCGTGATTGGCGGAGGACCATCAGGATTAATGGCTGCGATAGGGGCAGCCGAACGAAAAGCAAGTGTATTACTAATTGATAAAGGGAATAAACTTGGGAGAAAGCTAGCTATTTCAGGGGGCGGCCGTTGTAATGTTACAAATAGGCTGCCAATCGAGGAGATTATTAAACACATTCCAGGAAATGGTCGTTTTCTCTATAGTGGTTTTTCTGAATTTAATAATGAAGATATTATCGCATTCTTCGAAAACCTTGGAATCGCATTAAAGGAAGAGGACCATGGAAGAATGTTCCCAGTTTCCAATAAAGCTCAATCGGTTGTGGATGCCTTATTGAGTGAGCTAGATAGATTAGGTGTAACTATTCAAACAAACTCCCCTGTTAAGACAGTTCATTATCATGAAAATCTTACAAAGACAGTGATTTTAGAAAACGGGGAAACCAAAACATGCAAATCGCTTATCATTGCAGTAGGAGGAAAGTCGGTTCCACATACTGGTTCTACAGGTGATGGCTATGCATGGGCAAAAAAAGCAGGCCATACTATAACCGACTTATTTCCAACGGAAGTACCAGTTACCTCCAAGGAAGCATTTATTCAAAATAAAGACTTACAAGGGGTTTCATTAAGAAATGTAGGATTAAGTGTTCTTAATCCAAAAGGAAAGCCAATTATTACCCACCAGATGGATATGATTTTTACCCACTTTGGAATAAGTGGTCCCGCTGTATTACGATGCAGTCAATTTGTTGTAAAAGCAAAGAAAAAATGGAATTTAGATGAAGTGAAGGTTTCCATTGACTCTTTCCCTGATATAAAAGAAGAAAAGCTATTTCAAGACACAATGACATTACTTAAAAACGAACCAAAAAAAGCGATAAAAAATACGTTAAAGGGTCTGTTAATTGAACGATATTTACTATTTTTATTAGAGCTGGCTAATATTGATCCAGCTGCTACATGTGCAACTGTTTCCCAAGAGAAAATGAGACTGTTTGTTAGTTTATGTAAAGCATTTACCTTTGATGTAAATGGAACATTACCGTTAGAAAAGGCGTTTGTAACAGGTGGTGGTGTTTCCATTAAGGAGATTGTTCCTAAAACGATGGAATCAAAATTAACGGAAGGATTATTCTTCTGTGGTGAAATATTAGATATTCATGGATACACTGGAGGATATAATATTACTTCTGCCTTTGTAACAGGTAGACTGGCGGGTGTAAATGCAGCTCTAGTTGCAAAAGGCGTTTAA
- a CDS encoding sporulation protein Cse60, giving the protein MIKVKLFDQEHEKDLELQMNKFLQKIDEKKLIDIKYNVAAMQEDEEDQIYCFSSMIIYKS; this is encoded by the coding sequence ATGATTAAAGTAAAACTATTTGATCAAGAGCATGAGAAAGATCTCGAATTACAAATGAATAAATTTTTACAGAAAATAGATGAGAAAAAATTGATAGATATTAAATATAATGTGGCAGCTATGCAAGAGGATGAAGAGGATCAAATCTATTGCTTTTCCTCGATGATTATCTATAAATCATAA